The nucleotide window GCCCATTTGACGTGGGGCCCTGAataactgccctgcttgctaccctctaatgGCAACTCTggcttttacatgcagaaaaaCTGTTATTGTGGCACAGAGGTCCgcggagtttttatagcatattaGGGGGCCCTGTCGTGGAGCAAGTGCAATCCATCCCTTCTTGGGATGGAGTGAGGATAATTATGGCACCGTGGCTGAATCTATTCAATCACCCCTTGTCTTGGGATAGCTTCGCCTAAGGGTAAAAATGAATATGGCTGCCATCCATCAAGACTGTGTGTCCTTGTGGCCTGAGTCAGCAGGATTATGTGGCCATATGACCAGAGTCAATATGGTGGCCTCTTCAGTAGGCTGGACAAGGGAGTGAGCCGCCACCTGAGGGGGGTGGCAACCAGGAAAGGGGACCTATGCCCTCCCTGCTCCAGTTCCCAACTCAGGGCCCTGACAGGGGCAAGTATGCTCGCCACTgagtcagtggggaatcaatcCAGAACACATTAACACTTGGTACAATGCCTAGTCTCCATGAGCTATTTCCTACCCTGTCCCTGGTGGTGTCGTTCTGGCATCTCCGAAGTCTGCAGCCTCCTCAGCCTGTGTGGCTCTCGGCAGCTTCGTTGCTCCTTGGGCATATGCAGGAACTTGGGCATTTGCTTGGGTCTCAGCTTCTTCCTTCTGGGGCCTTAGCAgttccagggctggagcctcTAGCGGGAGTCCTCACTCCTCGGCAGTCAGCCCCgaatgagctgggctgctcccttttatacctgACTTCCAGCCAGAGCATGCCCAACAGGGCCGAGGGTCCGTGGCCTCCTCGGCCCAAAGAGTAGAGTTCACCCTTGCAGTACCAGTGCAGGGCAAGCACAGCCCGTCacagggcctcagaaagaaaaagattgaggaaCCCAGCCCTATGGGATCACTGTGCTGGTTGAAGACTGTCCAGCATTGTACACTGCAGCCCTGTCCCCTCTTGTGTCTGGTTGGGCTCCTCTTCCCCAACCCAGACATAGCCCCTGCACCAGGGGCGGGAGTCACGGCTCATGTAGGTCTGAGTCAAATGGGTGGATGTGCTGCCTTTGCAGCATTCAAGGATTCCCCTCctgtggggagcagaggcagctTTAAGCGTCATTTGCATCACTAGAGCAGGTACCACAGGGCTGACTCAGGGCCCAGGATCACAAGCAGCCAGCCTGCTGCAGTCACTCTAGTACCCTGTCTCATTTTCTGTCACAGCACAGGGGCACCTACAGGATAAAGATCTATGACAAGGAGGATCACAGAGGCAACATGGTGGAGTTAACCAAGGACTCTCCACAAGTTATGGACCAGCTACGCTCCCCCGAGATGTTCTCTTGTTGTGTGCTGGAGGGTTACTGGATCCTTTACAAATTGCCGAATTACAGAGGCTGCCAGTACCtactgaggccagggcagtacaGGAGATTCAGCAAGTGGGGCGCTATGAGTGGCAGAGTCGGCTCTTTGAGACGTGCCACTGATCTCTACTGAATCAAGACGCCTTTTGTCTGGAAGGGTCTCAATGAATAAAATGCTTTACCAACCATTGTGCTCCCAGCGTGCTGTTGTAAGTGTTCTAAGGGGAATGTTGAGGCTTGTCCTGTGTTCTTGGGCTACGGTATCATCTTCTGATCCAAAAGTTGCCCCTCGtctttccctgccctcccccatcaTTGCATAGCTACTTCCAACACAAAGTGCCCAACGCCAAACACAGGGCTGTACAGGGGTATAAGACTCCCTCCCAGACACTTCCATAGCTGTGCGGGCATTACCCAAATAGAGTGCAGGGCTCGCAGTAAAAGCTGAACCATAAAGTGAAACATACAGCGCTTGGACCATAGAGAGGCGGCGGGAGGACTCTAATCATACAGCTGTAATCTAAATTATAATCCTTCAACCCAATCATGGCCATAGATCTGGAGGTAGGGCTGAAGGGGCCCTGGGAGCATCACCAGGGAGCAGCAACTGGAGCCCCCTCAGCCACCAGCCATggagcaggcagagctgggcacccagctgaTGACAGGAAGGAGCCACATCCTCCTCCCAGCCGAGAGACAGCACCAATCATAGCTCTCTGCCCAGCCGAGCCTCAGGCCAGAGTAGCCTGAGCACCGATCCCAGGCAGGGCAGGATTAACTAGCCATAGGCACCACAGGCCTGGGTCAAGGGCCCCAGCTACTGGAATCATCGGATTACACTGGAACTCTCTGTGTGTAATGAAAGCTGAGGTGTCTGTCCCAGGGGGTGTAAAGCAAAGCTTGAATATGACCCAGGTGGAACCAATTGAGAGACGTCTGCCCaagtctgcagccagcctgaaacaatagctctgagaaggCTGAACAGCCCCATGCACCTCAGTGTGAGGTTAACTGTAGGAGCCACCAACAGCAGCCCAGCAGACAATTCTGGGAGGCAGGAAGAGAAAAGCATCCCGGCCCAGTTCACCCATCCAAAGAGATACACCCAGGCTCAAGGGTGAATCTTGGGAGCTACCCTACCTCTATCCCTTCAGCTCATGATATGAGCATCAAATGACCCCTGTTGTCTCTGAGGCTAGAGGGACCTTGGTCCCACTTCCAGGAGCAAATGCCCCTGTGACCTATCTCACTCTCTCACTTCATGACTTGGGGTGCTCTGTGTgacttcatgactcagccctctggctagggCACCACAGTCACCCCCTCCAGGTTATGAGGCTACCTCCAGACCAGATAGCTGGAGGACATTTCCCACAATCCTGTGCTACCTCCCAATTTGCCCCTCTAGCACCCAGCacctaatctttaaaaaaaaaaactgcatgtcAGCAAAACTGTCTTCCCTGAAGACCTCCACTAGTAACCtcactccagcctgacagtttgcCTTTCAGTATGTCTCactgtagtcttccctttaaccagctccttatccacctttcaagtCTCATATTAATCTCCATCTTCTCCAACTTAACTAATAATTTTCCATGTGAAATTATATCagaagccttactgaaatccaggtaaattAAAGCAGATAGATTTGAGACATatgaaatgcagtagatctaaagtcaattatcttctcaaagaaggaaatcctCCCCCTTTTCTTAAATACAGGAGCTATATTAGCAATTATCCAGTTAGTGAGTACGACTCCTGAGTTtaaagattcattaaaaatcctagcTATTGGGCTTCAGTTTTGtgtaccagtttctttaatattcttggatagaAATTATTCTGGCCCCCCAGTTTAGCTGTTTAACTTCCACCCTCCCACTActcctaaactcctcattagccttattaaacaTTAAGGCAAAGTGTTTCTTTAGGTGTTGGGTCATGCCTAGactatctttaatctccaccccatcctcagtgtttagcagtcccacttcttaccttgttttgtttttatttatatggcagtAGAACCATtaactattggttttaatttcctttgcaatgtTAAACTCTGCTTGGTATTTGGCAAGTCTCGCTTTATCCCTACAATCTCTGATCTCCAAaaaatagctttccttgctgatgtatcccatcttccattccttgtaggatTTCTGCTCTCTGTTAATCATCTGTTTGAGAGGTTTGCTCATCTACCCTTTCCTACAATTTTTCCCCCTTGCTTGGGATACAGGTTTCAGATAATTTTTTCAACTTTAATGtcaagtaattccaagcctcctccacttTCACATCCTTCAGTGCTACATTCCagtccacttctctaactaattctcttcattttttaaagtttgcccttttgaaatcaaggaccctcattgcagatctatttttgtttattttgttattatttgaaactgaattagctcatggtcactcgaaccaaggttgtctcctataccagttcttctgtgaggtcctcactactcccCAACATCAAATCTAAATTGGCATCATCTTTTGGGTGAAGTAATCTGTCCACTATCCAACCAGGAAAATCTGGACCCTACTATTATTAGTAGCGCTTGTCATCCAATCTATATCGGGGAAGTTAGTCTTCCATCATTACACAATTCCCGgtagtatttatttaattaaaaaaattaaagaggtCACTATCCATATTCAAAAATAGATCCCAGGGAAACTACTAGTAGCTTTTTTTCCTGAGTGATTTTGGCCCAAACAGACATGGTTAAAATTCAGACACTTATGTGCGCACACACGCACAAAAGGGAAcctttttaacaacaaaaataagACAGCCAATTTAGCAGGCAGAAATGCAACAGTTGCAGAACTACCCTGGCCATGGTAGACTACTTTGAAAGGTATCCATGTAGCAGTTTTCAACTGAGGCCAGCAACTATCACAATAAGATGAATGCTTTGTAACTTTAACAACAGGATGTGAAATTAAGGCAACTTTGGGAGCAAGCCTGCAGCCAAAACACAAATGTACAAGTGGTGATCACTCCAAAGACACAGAGGCCAAAGACAGATTATCAAAAATATGGTGGTGGCCCCAATGAGAAAGAGACTTGAAGGAACACCTTGATACTTCCATAGTCTGTGCCAGACACAATCCAGCTAACAAAAAAAGCTCTTCTGAGACAGGCACTGAGAGGTCCATGGAAATGAATTCTAATAGACTATACTGGGGAGTTGTCCTTATCGGGTAACAAGTATGTGCTAGTTGATGTAAATACTTTCTCACACCTGGAAGAGGCTTTCCACACTAAATATGTGACTTCCCTAACAAGAGTGAAATAATTGATTAGCAATATGTTCTTCAGATGGGGAGCCTAAGGTTATTGGCTCAGACAATGGGAGCGGATTTGTAGGGTCAAAGAAGTGTGCATCTGTCTGGAGGGAGATCAGAAGTTTCTCTTTCCCTATCTGTCAGCCGCAGCAGGAAAGGTTGAGCAAATAAATAGGACCATCAAATCCAAGCTAAAAAATGGAGGTGAATTCAACAGGCAGCAATTGGAATGAAGCGTTACCACCGGTACTAATGTGCATCACAGGGACAGAATGCAAATCCACAAGATTTTCCCCCCAATGATGCCTGGATGGGAAGACCAGTGAGAGTGTGGAGGGATATAATTAACCCAATTCCAGCCCATTTAGCTATAGTGGCCCTGTCAGAAGCCTGGTACAGGACTTGCAGATGCAGATTTTGGACATACACAGGAGTGTGACGGTAAGAAAGGAAGCGGAAGTATAAAAACCCAAGGCATGGTTCAATGCCAAAGGAGACATAACTGAACATCCAGCAGGATCTAAAGTGATCATCTGGGATCATGCTCAATGCCAGCCTTTCCCAAAAGCAGAGTGGTAAAGTCTGCGCTTAACATAGGATTGACCTGGCTCCTCTGAAGTCTTTTGGAAGACAGGAATCAGGAGGTAAATAGATCAGCAGGCTAAAAATGGAATGTTTTGTGCTAAGAAAAGTAAATGGGTCTGTAAGCTAAGAGACAAAGTTTCTCAACTAGCTAGGAGCTGGAACACCCAGAGAACCATTTACTATGAACAAAATAATAATGGACACAATAAGTCGGGAATGAAAACATGAGGTAAAGAGTAGGTCAAATATGGACAGAGCAAGCTCTAGGAGATTGACTCCTACAAAGTAAGTGAGACACTGCCAGCATACGTGATGCAAAATATAGAAAATGAAGTAAAATGTGTAAATGTTTATAAAGGGAGAGAGTTTCTGTGCATCTTTGGATAGATATGTCATGTGCCCTAATGTGAccttacccagggtacaatctggactgttgaacagatgtgtcccctcagttctccaacctaGGGTGCCTTTTACTCTGcttctaaggtgccacgagtgctcctgttcttttcactgtGAAAGGAACCGCTCCTGGTCTGCCCACACACAGGTGCAGCATATAAATTAGCCCCAGTTATACTACATGAGTGCTACATCCAGACATTCAATTACACTGCAGggcaacaccagcaaactcctGGACcaagactttcccccagaaatttgTGTCTTGTACTCAGcaccctcctggacaatacaacctcatataaagtccatcattttattaatagacaaGTATatgcactgtgacaaagttcctccttaaccttggtggatcctgtgcttattggcagatttgctcacctcagtgatcttcccctctggtggaacccacagtctgggtcaacacctcctatgtctgatcaggaattgtgaggtttggggggaacccgggcctgccctctactccgggttccagtccagggccctgtggattgcagctgtttatagtgcctcctgtaacagctgcatgacagctacaactccctgggctacttccccagggcctcctccaaacaccttctttatcctcgccacaggaccttcctcctggtgtctgataatgcttgattgtctgataattcctcaatgctccagtagcacaccctctcactctcagctccttgcgccttttgctcccagctcctcacacgcgcttcctctcctctggctcctccccacctgactggagtgagctcctttttaaacccaggtgccctgattagcctgccttgattggctgcaggttttctaatcaatgtagctatctccactgccttctagaaagatcttaattggccccaggtgccttgattaacctggagcaactgccatttggttaccatgatcctagggatttgtttagcctggggctaacatacctgttcctcagtactttactgtagccatctggccttgccccatcacagcacAAATCCTcttatctcaaatggagtttcccaaacatttcAGTGCAAACActctggtttagataaaacaatataacaagtttattaaactacagaaagatagattttaagtgattacaaatgaggaggcataaaagtcagaactggttacaaagaaataaaaagaaaaacttaataaactaaatgaattcaaagcaaaggtctctctcacTACAAACTttagcagtcttactggctgcATTCCTTTTCAGGCTGGACCCCTGCCTCAATCCAGTATTACTTTCCTTGTCCTTCAGGTCTTGTTGATGCTGTGAGCAGAGAGAAAGTGAGAAGTATTTTGGGGTGTCTGTTCACCCCCCCCTTTTATAGTTATCTCTCCATCTCCAGCTGAAGTCCAGGAGACAAAGTCTGTTTGGATGGGAACCTCAAGCTCTTCATTTGTCAAAATATAGATTTTCACTCACACcctctttcctgccaaagaatggccacttaagcAGGTAATTGTCCATTTGATCTTGTTGACACTTGGCTGAGGTGTCCATCTGGCTTTTGTCTCTGAAGAAGTGGTTTGTGGCTGCTCTTACTAACATAACTAGGGGCAACTCCAGGCACCAGGGCAcaaagtgcgtgcctggggtggcaagccgcggggggcagcctgccggtcgccatgaggacagcagtcaggctgccttcggtggcatgcctgagAGAGGTCTGCCAATCCTgtggcttcagtggcaatttgacAGCGGGTATGCCGAATCcatgttaccagcggacctcctgcaggcgtgccgccgaaagctgcctgactgccatacttggggtggcaaaatacatataGCCTCCCCTGAACAGAACACAGAAGAATCTttaaactttacatacaatgctgCCACACATTTTACTAGGACAGTGATGATCAGGAAATTATGAGTTTTtgaatgataccttacaaggcatgctttgtatgaatTTAATCATGGTCCAATAAAAGGAGTACAAATGGGGGTACAGACTGTAACACTACATTCACCACCACCTCACATTTGAGTTTCATCAACTCAGCGAAGTATTGCTGCATGCCAAATAAAGATAACTGAATGACAAAGCCTGGAGTTGAACTGAGTTGTTGTGAAGAAGAGTGGAAAGAGGTCTGAGAGAAAAATCACACCACCTACCATACAAGGGTCTTTTGAGAATAAATACTTTAAAGACGgtgaagcactttgagctctATTGAGGAAAATCTTTATGTAAGAAATTGGCATTTCAATCAAATCAAATCAGAACTTGACATTACAGACTTATGTAGATGAGGAAAATTTGCACCAGTCCAACTACATCAACCTAATTGTACCAGCACAAACCTCTAAATCAAACACACTCAACAGTGCAAAAACAACTCCATATAGACAGGATCTAAGTACATAGGTTCAATCCAATATTATGCTGCACCCATGAGCCAACATTATAAAAGAAAAGTTACTCCACAATAGCTGGAAAACTGTTTCTGTAGCTAGACTAGCAACATCGTCACCTGCCCTCTGAAACTACACCtatgttaaaaagtggggggcTCAGTGAGTGCTGGTCTCGTGGGAGTATGTTCCAGACTCCATACTGCAGACCACAAAGCTATTGAAGGGCTCACACGTCTGATGTCTACCTAAGcccttttgacattttttttgaCGTGCACATTTCTGTTTTATCTCCCTACTTTCTATGTTGTCGTTTGAACCCTCTTCCATCTTTATTGTACCACTTGTGCATCCACTTATAACAATGCAACTGCAGAGACTCTATACAAAATGATTGTGATGGCATCAACATCCCCTCTGTCACTCAGCCAGAAGTTTCTCTCTTTTCCTGAACTATGTTGTCTTCAATGTAAAAATGGTTGAGCTGACAGATCCAGGGCCCAGAACCGATCACTGGTAACAATAGGAATAAAACCTGTTCCCCACAACACAAAACCTCTGGACACTAGTACAAAGAGTAAATGATCCCCTAGAGTCATGAGTCGGCTCTATGAACAGAAAGCCTTTTGTTAACATGTGCACACCTAGCACTGGTTGTGAGGTATAAAAAGGCAGTTGCCCGGCTGGAGTGCTATGGATTGCAGCCTGAATCCAGCTACGATGGAAAAGGTAAGAGAAACCTGTCTGGACTGGATTGTTTGCTAAGTCAGTCTGAAGCcagggacctgattctcctttcaattACTTCAAAGTTAGTCTCTTTTTGTCAAAGGCATTACCCCTGGCCTATACCAGTAGGAGAGGAGAATCAAGAATGCAGAGCTAGGGGGACCTACAGCCTCTATTAGTCCCTGGATATTAGTCCAATTCTGCTTTtgtttacacttgtgtaaatgaggatcaatcccactgaagtcacaggaGTATATCAATTTATCACCAGAGTCAGTAAAATGTAAGGCCCAGACACTTCAGGCATAGGGTGCTGGATGGAGAGAAACTGGAATGCCAGGATGCAGTCACAATGTATAGGATGTTACTGAAAACTCTGCCATTTGTTTCTTGCACTAGATCATCCTTTTTGAGGACAGAAACTTCCAGGGCCGCTCCATTGAATGCAGCAGCGACCGGCCGGATTTGCAAAGTCAGCTCAGCCGCTGTAACTCCGTCCGCGTGGAAAGTGGCTGCTTCATACTCTATGAACGTCCCAACTTCCAGGGACAGCAGTTCTTTGTGAAACGGGGGGATTATCCTGACATGCAGTCTGAGGGTTTCAGCACCTCCATTAAGTCCTGCCGGATGATCCCATCTGTGAGTTTGattttgcttctctctcttttttttttaaatggcaaaattGCCCAAACCACCATCATGAGGCACTTGCTTGATCATTTTCAGCAGATATACCCAagactgaaaatgaaaattgttttctttcttataGAGGTAGTCTCTCCAGGATGGCTGCAGGGACATTACAGGAATGCCCTTTGCATCActggagcagtgcacagagctgacTCAGGGCCCAGGACCACAGGCAGCCAGCCTGCTGCAGTCACTCTATTACCCTATCTCATTTTCTGTCACAGCACAGGGGTACCTACAGGATAAAGATCTATGACAAGGAAGATCACAGAGGCAACATGGTAGAGTTAACGGAGGATGCTCCGCAAGTCATGGACCAGCTACGCTCCCCCGAGATGCTCTCTTGTTCTGTGCTGGATGGGCACTGGATCCTTTACGAATTGCCGAATTACAGAGGCCGCCAATACCTGCTGAGACCAGGGGAGTACAGGAGATTCAGCGAGTGGGGCGCTATGAGTGGCAGAGTCGGCTCTTTGAGACGTGCCACTGATCTCTACTGAATCAAGACACCTTTCGCCTGGAGGGGTCTCAATGAATAAAATGCTTTAGCAACCATTGTGCTCTCAGAGTGCTGTTGTAAGTGTACCAAGGGGAATGTTGAGGCTTGTCCTGTGTTCTTGGGCTACAGTATCATCTTCTGAACCAAACACTGCTCCTCAtctttccctgccctccccagcatTGCATAGCTACTTCCAGCACAAATGACACAGGGCTCAGGCCTAGACAGCCACACTAGGGAGTAAGGGGATACAAGACTACCTTCTAAGCACCTCCATGGCTTTGCAGACCTTACCCAAAATGCAGTGCAGGACACGTAGTAGGATCTGAACCATAGTGTGAAACATGCAGGACTTGGACCATAGAGAGGACTGTAACCATACAGCTGTAGTCTGGATCATAATCCTCCAGCCCACCCATGGCCATAGATTTGGAGCTAGGGCTGAAGGGACCCTGCGAGCATTTccagggagcagcagccagagccccctcAACCACCAGGCATggagcaggcagagctgggcacccagctgaTGGCAGGAATGAGCCACTTCCTCCTCTCAGCTGAGAGGTAGCGCTAGTCACAGCTTTCCCCCGAGCCAGGGGCCAAGCCTTGGGCTGGACTTACCTGAGCACCAGTCCAGGGCAGGGCATGATTAACTAGCTATAGGCAGTCCAGGtctgggtcgagggccccagctcctggaatcatctTATTACACTGGAATGTCCAATGTGTAACGAAAGCTGAGGTTTCTGGCCCAGGGGGGAatgaagcttgaaaacatgacccaggTGGAACAAATGCCGAGACGTCTGCTCAAGTCTTCagtcagcctgaaacaatagctcagagAAGGTTGAACATTCCCATACACCTCATTGTGAGGTTAACTGTAGGAGCCACAGCAAAGGATTGTGGGAAGCAGGAAGAGAAGAGCACCTTGGCCCAATTCACACATCCAAGCAGATACACCCAGGCTCAAGGGTGAATCCTGGAAGCGACCCTACTCCTATCCCTTCATCTCAGGGTGTGAGGGACTAAAGACCCTGTTCTCCCTGAGGGAGGAGGGCCCTTGGTCCCActcctgtgggaggggagggcccCAGGTTTCTGTTCCTGTCTTTTTTGGTGGGGACTCTTACAGAGTGTTCGCCGGGCTAATGGAGGGGGGCCATGGAGACAGCTCTCCAGCCTTACCAGCAGCAGAGGCACTTTGGGCCCAAAGAAACTGTAATGCACAGTAAGATGAGTCCTGATCCTTGACTCTTTTCACAGGCAGTGGTGAAGTGTCACCATTTTAGAAAGACTAACCTGCACGTATGGTTATCAAGGTGTATACTGGGACATGATTAAATACAGAGGCACTGGCACCGgcctctgttggaagacaggatactgggctagatgcaggagcggcgccagggtttttggtgccctaggtgggggtccttccacgcccccagtcgttggcagcaattctgcggtgggtgggctccttccatgctcccggtctttggggcacttcagcggcaggtcccggagcgagtgaaggacccctcgccaccgaattgccgccgaggatggcaaaatgccaccctcccaaatcctggagccctaggcgaccgcccaggtcacctaaatggaagcactggccctggctagatagacctttggtctgacccggtagggCTCTTCTTACGTGCATTCTTGTGAACAGAGCAAAGGCAATGAGACATTCAGTACACAGATGGCATTAGCCACTATGTTATGTATAAATAAAAGAGGTTTAACAACAattaaagtaaaaaacaaaaactggccaaacacttagggttgccaactttctaacagCACAAAGAAGAACACCCTATCCCTGCCCCTGCGCCATCCCTTCTCCGAGGCCTtgccccctgccctcctcattctccaaggccccacccccggTCACGCCATTCCCTGctttctcccaccctcactcactttcaccaggctgggacagggggttggggagcagaagggggtgtgggctccgggagagagtttgggtacaggagggggctcaggaatatgggggcaggctccagtcgggcagcgcttacctcaggcgacTCAGGTTGGCGGCGCTGCAGGGCTAACACAGGTACAAAGCATTCAGAAACAGTTTGTGAAGTTCAAACCACTTTGGGAGCAAGCCTGCAGCTACAACATGAATGTACAAGGTCAAAATTTAGTCA belongs to Gopherus flavomarginatus isolate rGopFla2 chromosome 10, rGopFla2.mat.asm, whole genome shotgun sequence and includes:
- the LOC127030148 gene encoding gamma-crystallin B-like isoform X3, with product MDCSLNPATMEKIILFEDRNFQGRSIECSSDRPDLQSQLSRCNSVRVESGCFILYERPNFQGQQFFVKRGDYPDMQSEGFSTSIKSCRMIPSHRGTYRIKIYDKEDHRGNMVELTEDAPQVMDQLRSPEMLSCSVLDGHWILYELPNYRGRQYLLRPGEYRRFSEWGAMSGRVGSLRRATDLY
- the LOC127030148 gene encoding gamma-crystallin B-like isoform X4, with protein sequence MACSLNPCTMEKIILFEDRNFQGRFVECSSDWPDLQSQLSHCNSVCLESGCFMLYERPNFQGQQFFVKRGDYPDMQSEGFSTSIKSFQMIPPHRGTYRIKIYDKEDHRGNMVELTKDSPQVMDQLRSPEMFSCCVLEGYWILYKLPNYRGCQYLLRPGQYRRFSKWGAMSGRVGSLRRATDLY